ACGGCACATCAGAAGATAGGAAACATCGCTGGGTGAAAGTCCAGCAAACTCTGCTTCCTCGTATCCATCCTTGTTACTTGCTGTGTCATACTCAAACCGTAACTCCAGCAATTCTTCCACCACCCCCTCTTTGTATTCGCACAGCAGGTAGCCTAAGAAACTGATTCTCTCCTGCGGGTTGATCGTACTTAAAGTACTTGTTAGGGTCTTCAGCGGCTCAATGTCATCCTGTATGATAGCACGTAGCCACTTGTAGTAAACTTTAATTCTTTGCGCCTCTTCCATTTCTAAACTTCGCGATTTTAATAGTTATTAAATGCAAAATTATGCGCGCTTGTACAGTTTGAACTATGTTTTACAAACTATTTATAAATCACTGGTAGCCAGGACTGTAAGTGCCGTTTCAGCCTACTCACCATGTTAAATTAAGAATCGTTAAATAACTTTTAAATTCATATAAATTGAAAATCCATTTAATTAAATAGAATCCAGTGCCCCGACTGTCTCCATGACAGTAATATCATAAACTTTGGCATACCTCATGGTTGTTTCCATTCTGGAATGGCAGAGCAGTTTTTGGATGGCAACGATGTTTCCCCCTGTGTTCAGCAGCATGGATGCGAACGTATGGCGTGCTGTGTGCCATGTGATGCGGCGGGTGATGGCCGCGCTGTAGATCCACTCACGAAGCGCCTCGTACCTGTTGCTTTCGTAAGGCCAAGGGAAAATATTATCTTCTGGCTTGCCTTCTTCCCCAAGCCACCTTTTGGCGTTGCCTATCAGCTGAAGGGTGTGCAGCTTATACTTAGTCTTCTGCGGACGGAAAACCAGTGTGTCACCCTGAATGTGCTTCCATTTGATTGCCTTCAAATCCCCTACCCGAAGCCCCGTGAAGCAGGAGAACATGAACATGCTTTTAATTAAGTTGCACTTGCAGGGGTGCTCCGCGAGCATCTTTACCTCTTCTATCGTCAGCCTCTCCCTGTATGGCAACACCTCCTGAATGTTCTTCACTTCTTCGGCGGGGTTATAGGAAAGCATACCCTTTTTCACGGCTCTTTCCAGTTGCCGTTTGAAGCGCTTGAAGTAAGTGGAGGCGCAGTTTTGCCCTACCACCGTCAGCAGGTAATCCCTGAACGACTTAACAAAGGCCGCGTCAATGTCTTTAACGCTGCACTTGTTGTTGGTGAACTTGCAGAAGTGCTTGAAGCTGCAGTAGGTATTGCTTTTCGCGCCCCTTTTTCTAAACCGCTCGTCGGCTTCCTCCCTGAACAGTTCAATAAAGTCCGCCTTTGCGCTGCTTGCCTTTTTAAAGTCGTACTCTCCGTAGAACAGTTCTTTCTCCCTGTCCGCCCGAAGCATTTCCGCCAACTGATCTACTTTTCTGTTGTGTTCTTTTTCGTCCTGCGTTCTTGGTTTTTCATAACGCTGCCATTTTGTGGTTTCCGTCTTCCTTTTTTTTGCCTGCACAATGTCAAGGTAGATTTTCTGCTTGCCATTGCTTAACTTCCTGTGTCTTACAGTAATTCCCATGTGATATGTTAGTAATGTTGTTAAATGATGTTGCAAACATAATGGCTACATTACCAGCAACATTTATGCGTCCACACACTTCCATGAACATCCATGTACATCCATGTATATACAGACGTTAAAATCTTGCTTACAATGAGTTAGCCAGTGAAAAGTGCCCTATTTAACTGTTGACAGACATTATGAAAATCCATGCCCCTGCGGCTACTATAATCATCCTGACAAAGAATGCGTGTGCGGCCCCGGTGTGGTGCAGCGCTACCTGAACAAGGTAAGTGGCCCCCTGCTCGACCGTATCGACCTGCACGTGGAGGTAACACCCGTTACGTTTGATGAGATGACGGCTACCCGCAAGGCAGAGGAAAGCACCACAGTGCGCGAGCGGGTGGTGCTGGCCCGTAAAGTGCAGTCGGAGCGCTTTAAGGAGATGCCGCAGATACACTCCAACGCCATGATGCCCTCCCAAATGGTGAAGGAGGTGTGCCAGATAAGCGATGCTGGGCGCACCCTGCTGAAAACGGCCATGGAGCGCCTCGGCCTCTCGGCCCGCGCCTACGACCGCATCCTGAAAGTGAGCCGCACCATTGCCGACCTGGCCGACAGCCCGGAAATAAAAATTGAACATTTAGCAGAAGCCATTCAGTACCGCAGCCTCGACAGGGAGGGCTGGGCCGGTTAAAAAAGCTAAGCTTTACAAAGTGCTTTCATACAACTTCTTAGCTTCAGCGGCAACCACGTGTGGTTGCCGCTTTTTGCTTGCTCAGGATGTGCAGAAGCAGGCCTGGTGCACGAATGGTAACATTAATTTCATGGCGGGCCACTATACTTTTCTACGCTCTTTGCGTATTAGGCTTACACCAGGCAAGCACTTAACTCTTATTCTGCCTGGAGTAAACAGTTTTAACAAACTATTTAGATTATGAAAAAGACGCTTTTATTTTTTGTATTTATTTTAACAACAGTAATTGCCGCTCAGGCACAGGGCCCTAAGATTGGCGTGCGTGTAGGAGCTAACTATGCTGGCTTCTCTGGAGACGACGCCGACAACTTGGACAGAGTATTTGGCTTCCATGCCGGCCTAACCTCACAGTTTGCCATAACCTCTGATAATTTCTTGGCTATTCAGCCGGAGATCCTTTTCTCGCAGAAAGGTGCCGAAGACGACGATAACAACTTTAAGGTAAAGCTGAACTACATTGATGTGCCGGTTCTAGCCCGCGTTAATGCAGGTCCCTTATACTTTGAGGCAGGCCCACAGGTGTCGTTCCGTCTTGGGGGAGACATAGAGAGTGGCAACACTACCATCGACGATCTCGATTTCTATAAAAAGACAAGCTTTGGGTATGCTGCTGGTGTTGGTCTGGCTTCAACGCCACTTGGCTTAAGCCTTGGTGTGCGCTACAACGGCGATATTTCGAAGTTGAATGACAACGCAGAATTATCCGATACGCGCAACGATCTGTTTATGCTTACACTCGGCTACACGTTCGGAGGCCGCTAGAAGATGCCGTAGTACAATCTAAATCTATGAAATTAGAAGTCCGGCCCTGTGCCGGACTTTTTTACGCCACTTTTTCAACAAAAAGATTGAGGCATCAAACGCTCCTTACCCTTCACCTTAGGTACAGGCTTTCAGGAAGCTAACACAATTGCATCCGCCTTTCTATCTACTCTGCTGCCTACTTAAAGTATAGCCTTTCCTCATATTACCGACTACTATATAGATACTGCCTATACTTTGGCCCACTTGTTGCTATCTCTACCGCAACATGCATGTTGTTTCAGGAGGAAAGGGTAATGGATCAGAAATCCGGCGCCGATCTGAAATCAGAAGGAAAAAGAAATTTAAACCTCTTAACATCACAAACAGCGTATGCCGCTCGTTTAGAGAGCACGTACGTTAAACTACACTACTTATGAAAAAGCTATTATTATCATTTGCAGTTGCCCTGGCTACATTCGGTGTGGCACAGGCCCAGTCAGGTATCGGTATCAGAGGTGGTGCCAACTTCTCTAATCTTGAGGGCGACCTGAAGCATGAGTCACGGTATTCAAACAAAATCGGTTTCCATGCCGGCCTGACTTATGGTATTCCGGTTGTTGAAAACTTCTTCTTTATTCAGCCGGAGCTGCTTTACTCAGTGAAGGGCTTTAAGTATGAAGAAATGAATTTAGATGTGCCGCTCGGCACCCTAGAGAGAGAAGGCAACATGAACTACAATTATCTTGATTTGCCAGTTTTGCTTCGTGTAAAAGCGGGTCCGATCTACTTTGAGGGCGGCCCACAGGCTTCTTACCTGCTAAGTGTAAATAATAAGACTACAGAAAAGCTAAACGGCGACCCCTATTCATCTTCTACCAGAGAGCGTGATATAGATGGCCTAAGAAGATTCGAGGTGGGCTACGCAGCCGGTGTTGGCTTTGCCACAAGCAGCGGTATTAGCCTGGGTGTACGCTACAACGGCAGCTTTAACGACTTCGTGGACAAGAACCCGGAAGAGTATTTTGAGGGCGACCTGACAAATGCCCGTCACTCTACCATTATGGCAACAGTAGGCTTTACATTCGGCCGCTAGCGAGCTATAGTATAAGCAAAGTATAAAGCCAGCCTCGCCCTTTGGGTGGGGCTGGCTTTTTTTGTGCCGGCCAACTTATTCATACTTGCAGGAGTAAAATGAGTGATGCTAACTATAACCTCAATCCTATGAAAAAGCCCCTGCTGCTGCTCTTATTTATACTTGCCCCGGTGCTGTGGGCACAGGCCCAGTACCTGCGCTATGGCGCCAGGGTGGGCGGTAACTTTACCAAAGCCCACGGTGATGATGCCGCTGAAGACAATATAAACAACCTGGCGGGCTTGCATGGCGGCCTTATTGTAGGGTATGAGTTTGTGTCGCGGCTGGCGCTGCAGGCGGAGGTGCTGTATGAGCAAAAGGGCTTTGTGTATAATGACTATCCACGTACTGACATTTTCAGGCTGACAGGTGACCACCGCCTGCACTATATTACATTGCCTGTGATGCTCAAGTTGCAGAAAGGCGGCTTGTTTGCGGAAGGCGGCCCTTACGTAGGCTATCTGTTTGCGGAGAATGCGGATATCACAGAAACGGAAGACAGCAACTCCCTTGTCCCTGCCCCACCACGAGACTATCCTTTAAGCATGCATGATTTCGAACGGTGGGACTACGGCTATACAGTGGGCGTAGGCCTTCAATTGGATAACGGCCTTTTTATGAGCGTTCATAATACCGGCGGCCTCACCTCCTTCTCCAAAGAGCTTGACCAGAAAAACTTCGGCTTTAAAGTCAGCATCGGTTACCTGCTGCGCCCGCGCTCGGCAGACGACCTGATGTGGCGCTAAAAAGAAAAGTCCCGGCTATACTTTAGCCGGGACTTTTCTTTTTTATACTTGCAGATGCTTACTTCTTCAATTCTGCGAAGTGCTGGTAAAACAGCGGAATCGTTTCGATGCCCTTCATGTAGTTGAACACGCCGAAATGTTCGTTCGGCGAGTGGATGGCATCCGAATCAAGGCCAAAGCCCATCAGTACAGAATCCAGCCCCAGCTCTGACTTGAACATAGCCACAATCGGAATAGAACCGCCGCTGCGCACCGGCACCGGCTTTACGCCAAACGTTTCTTCGTAGGCTTTAGCGGCAGCCTGGTAAGCAGGCGAATCAGTTGGCGTCACCACAGGCTCCCCGCCATGGTGCGGCTTCACCTCCACTTTCACGCTCTTAGGCGCTATGCTTTCAAAGTGCTTCTTAAACTTCTCCGTAAT
Above is a window of Pontibacter akesuensis DNA encoding:
- a CDS encoding tyrosine-type recombinase/integrase yields the protein MGITVRHRKLSNGKQKIYLDIVQAKKRKTETTKWQRYEKPRTQDEKEHNRKVDQLAEMLRADREKELFYGEYDFKKASSAKADFIELFREEADERFRKRGAKSNTYCSFKHFCKFTNNKCSVKDIDAAFVKSFRDYLLTVVGQNCASTYFKRFKRQLERAVKKGMLSYNPAEEVKNIQEVLPYRERLTIEEVKMLAEHPCKCNLIKSMFMFSCFTGLRVGDLKAIKWKHIQGDTLVFRPQKTKYKLHTLQLIGNAKRWLGEEGKPEDNIFPWPYESNRYEALREWIYSAAITRRITWHTARHTFASMLLNTGGNIVAIQKLLCHSRMETTMRYAKVYDITVMETVGALDSI
- a CDS encoding porin family protein; protein product: MKKTLLFFVFILTTVIAAQAQGPKIGVRVGANYAGFSGDDADNLDRVFGFHAGLTSQFAITSDNFLAIQPEILFSQKGAEDDDNNFKVKLNYIDVPVLARVNAGPLYFEAGPQVSFRLGGDIESGNTTIDDLDFYKKTSFGYAAGVGLASTPLGLSLGVRYNGDISKLNDNAELSDTRNDLFMLTLGYTFGGR
- a CDS encoding porin family protein → MKKLLLSFAVALATFGVAQAQSGIGIRGGANFSNLEGDLKHESRYSNKIGFHAGLTYGIPVVENFFFIQPELLYSVKGFKYEEMNLDVPLGTLEREGNMNYNYLDLPVLLRVKAGPIYFEGGPQASYLLSVNNKTTEKLNGDPYSSSTRERDIDGLRRFEVGYAAGVGFATSSGISLGVRYNGSFNDFVDKNPEEYFEGDLTNARHSTIMATVGFTFGR
- a CDS encoding porin family protein is translated as MKKPLLLLLFILAPVLWAQAQYLRYGARVGGNFTKAHGDDAAEDNINNLAGLHGGLIVGYEFVSRLALQAEVLYEQKGFVYNDYPRTDIFRLTGDHRLHYITLPVMLKLQKGGLFAEGGPYVGYLFAENADITETEDSNSLVPAPPRDYPLSMHDFERWDYGYTVGVGLQLDNGLFMSVHNTGGLTSFSKELDQKNFGFKVSIGYLLRPRSADDLMWR